The following proteins are co-located in the Amycolatopsis tolypomycina genome:
- a CDS encoding ATP-binding protein has translation MDPIRNPFAPGAGQRPPELAGRERELKAFEVVLERVARGRPERSLVLTGLRGVGKTVLLGELRAMAVRHKWGAGKIEARPDAELRRPLSAALHRAIRDLAVRHRAPDRVEEVLGVLKAFALRANKPDAKLRDRWQPGIDVPAAQGRADSGDIEIDLVELFTDVAELAADVGTGVALLIDEIQDLQPDDVSALCAACHELSQSGAPLVVVGAGLPHVPAVLSASKSYSERLFRYARIDRLSREDADFAVMAPIEREDAGIEPEALDALFDASGGYPYFIQAYGKAAWDAAPSDPITVKDVQVAAPEAESELAVGFFGSRYERATPAEREYLQAMASLTQGRDEPAGTADVAVFLGRKPSSLSPARDSLMKKGLVYSAERGQIAFTVPHFGHYLLGRD, from the coding sequence GTGGACCCCATCCGCAACCCCTTCGCGCCGGGCGCCGGGCAACGGCCGCCCGAGCTTGCTGGGCGGGAGCGTGAGCTCAAGGCCTTCGAAGTTGTTCTCGAACGCGTTGCGCGGGGGAGACCCGAACGCAGTCTCGTCCTCACCGGACTCCGAGGTGTCGGGAAGACCGTGCTGCTCGGGGAACTGCGGGCGATGGCCGTCCGGCACAAGTGGGGGGCCGGGAAGATCGAAGCGCGGCCGGACGCCGAACTGCGGCGGCCGCTCTCCGCCGCGCTGCACCGGGCCATCCGGGACCTCGCCGTGCGGCACCGGGCGCCGGATCGGGTCGAAGAGGTACTCGGCGTCCTCAAGGCTTTTGCGCTGCGGGCCAACAAGCCGGACGCCAAGCTGCGGGACCGGTGGCAGCCGGGCATCGACGTGCCCGCCGCGCAGGGGCGCGCCGACTCCGGGGACATCGAAATCGACCTCGTCGAGCTGTTCACCGACGTCGCCGAGCTGGCCGCGGACGTCGGGACCGGGGTTGCGCTGCTCATCGACGAGATCCAGGACCTGCAGCCGGACGACGTCTCGGCGTTGTGCGCCGCCTGTCACGAACTCTCGCAGTCCGGGGCGCCACTCGTCGTCGTCGGGGCCGGGCTGCCGCACGTGCCCGCCGTGCTTTCCGCGTCGAAGTCCTACTCCGAACGCCTCTTCCGGTACGCGCGGATCGACCGGCTCAGCCGCGAGGACGCCGACTTCGCCGTGATGGCGCCGATCGAACGCGAGGACGCCGGCATCGAGCCGGAAGCGCTCGACGCGCTCTTCGACGCCTCCGGCGGCTACCCCTACTTCATCCAGGCCTACGGCAAGGCGGCCTGGGACGCGGCGCCGTCCGACCCGATCACCGTCAAGGACGTCCAGGTCGCCGCGCCCGAGGCCGAGTCGGAGCTCGCCGTCGGCTTCTTCGGCTCGCGCTACGAGCGCGCGACGCCGGCCGAACGGGAGTACCTGCAGGCGATGGCCTCGCTCACCCAGGGCCGCGACGAGCCCGCCGGCACCGCCGACGTCGCCGTGTTCCTCGGGCGGAAGCCGTCGTCGCTCTCACCCGCGCGCGACAGCCTGATGAAGAAGGGCCTCGTGTACTCCGCCGAGCGGGGGCAGATCGCCTTCACCGTGCCGCACTTCGGCCACTACCTGCTCGGCCGCGACTGA
- a CDS encoding EndoU domain-containing protein: MGGGHAPGVGRRATSEFPAGWTDEQIISVVKDVANDPSEARRQQRNGRWRCAGERFNVHLIVLVEDNGHVHTAYPVAGPGVIRNPDTARDPANPTVADLKGNRISFFADSVLTTIGNRLSPEDYTHYRTLLWAGEWEELADVLAAHAYRVGFGFSADEFSDFEKLLNSYDLPVPGCAFLNDREYILKQLRPV, encoded by the coding sequence GTGGGCGGCGGGCACGCACCGGGCGTCGGGCGCAGGGCGACCAGCGAGTTCCCGGCCGGGTGGACCGACGAGCAGATCATCTCCGTGGTCAAGGACGTCGCGAACGACCCCAGCGAGGCCCGCCGGCAGCAGCGCAACGGCCGCTGGCGCTGCGCCGGCGAACGGTTCAACGTGCACCTGATCGTGCTGGTCGAGGACAACGGGCACGTCCACACCGCGTACCCGGTGGCCGGCCCGGGCGTGATCCGCAACCCCGACACGGCACGCGACCCGGCGAACCCGACGGTCGCCGACCTCAAGGGCAACCGCATCAGCTTCTTCGCCGACAGCGTCCTGACGACGATCGGCAACCGGCTTTCGCCGGAGGACTACACGCACTACCGCACCCTGCTGTGGGCCGGCGAGTGGGAGGAGCTGGCCGACGTGTTGGCCGCGCACGCCTACCGCGTCGGCTTCGGCTTTTCCGCCGACGAGTTCTCGGACTTCGAGAAGCTGCTCAACAGCTACGACCTGCCTGTCCCGGGCTGCGCGTTCCTCAACGACCGCGAGTACATCCTCAAGCAGCTGCGCCCGGTCTGA
- a CDS encoding helix-turn-helix transcriptional regulator yields the protein MVRVPLTDEERERGERLGQALREARADRSMVDVAAEAGISVETLRKIETGRIPTPAFFTVTAIADAVGLPLEELRAAVAPAASPPLSQAS from the coding sequence ATGGTGCGCGTACCGCTTACGGATGAAGAGCGCGAACGGGGCGAACGGCTCGGCCAGGCGCTGCGCGAGGCCCGCGCCGACCGGAGCATGGTCGACGTCGCCGCGGAGGCCGGGATCTCGGTCGAGACGCTCCGGAAGATCGAAACCGGCCGTATCCCGACGCCGGCGTTCTTCACGGTCACGGCCATCGCCGACGCCGTCGGCCTGCCGCTGGAGGAACTGCGCGCGGCCGTCGCGCCCGCCGCGTCGCCACCGCTTTCCCAGGCCAGTTGA
- a CDS encoding bifunctional helix-turn-helix transcriptional regulator/GNAT family N-acetyltransferase, which translates to MNDDRVAAVRSFNRLYTAVIGVLDEGPADAEYSLPEARVLFELAHQDPLPVTDLRKRLDLDAGYASRLLARLESRGLIVRERSEEDARRQFVRPTDAGRDAFAVLNRRSADRIGGLLRRFADEDQQRLLAAMRTIGDLVGGRRRDPALVLRPPRPGDLGWVVERHGALYAREYGFDARFEALVARIAADFLAAHDDPRQAFWIAELDGERVGGIGCGRGPDADTAKIRLLLLEPSARGHGVGRRLVTECVEFARAHGYRAMELSTISILTAARSIYRAAGFELVAEHDFDDWGPELTDETWRLEF; encoded by the coding sequence ATGAACGACGATCGCGTGGCCGCGGTCCGCTCCTTCAACCGGCTCTACACCGCGGTCATCGGCGTGCTCGACGAAGGGCCGGCGGACGCCGAGTACTCGCTGCCGGAAGCCCGGGTGCTCTTCGAGCTCGCCCACCAGGACCCGCTCCCCGTCACGGACCTGCGGAAACGCCTCGACCTCGACGCCGGTTACGCCAGCAGGCTGCTCGCGCGCCTCGAGTCACGCGGGCTGATCGTGCGTGAACGGTCCGAGGAGGACGCCCGCCGCCAGTTCGTGCGGCCGACCGACGCGGGCCGGGACGCCTTCGCGGTGCTGAACCGCCGGTCCGCCGACCGGATCGGCGGACTGCTGCGCCGCTTCGCCGACGAGGATCAGCAGCGGCTGCTCGCCGCGATGCGCACGATCGGCGACCTGGTCGGCGGCCGCCGTCGCGACCCGGCCCTCGTGCTCCGGCCGCCACGACCGGGTGACCTCGGTTGGGTGGTGGAACGGCACGGCGCGCTCTACGCCCGCGAGTACGGCTTCGACGCCCGGTTCGAGGCGCTCGTCGCCCGGATCGCCGCCGACTTCCTGGCCGCCCACGACGACCCGCGGCAGGCGTTCTGGATCGCCGAGCTCGACGGCGAACGGGTGGGCGGTATCGGCTGCGGCCGCGGGCCGGACGCGGACACGGCGAAAATCCGGCTGCTGCTGCTCGAGCCGTCGGCGCGGGGGCACGGCGTGGGCAGGCGGCTGGTCACCGAATGCGTCGAGTTCGCCAGGGCGCACGGCTACCGCGCGATGGAGCTGTCGACGATCTCCATCCTCACCGCGGCGCGCTCGATCTACCGCGCGGCCGGCTTCGAGCTCGTCGCCGAGCACGACTTCGACGACTGGGGGCCGGAGCTGACCGACGAGACCTGGCGCCTGGAGTTCTAG
- a CDS encoding ABC transporter ATP-binding protein, whose product MIDAKALGVRAGELWLFDDLDFSVDPGECAAIVGPNGVGKSTLMRCFYGMQKPQRGRVLIDGKVPDERDVEFRRKVSVLFDDSDFFAELTPLQHLELLSGSFGADLGNHEELLRDAGLGERMRVTSGHFSAGQRRRLLLLGVTARPHRVLLLDEPERALDTAGKEWLVEVIARSTAAGAAVVVATHHPPLLEAADSVLELW is encoded by the coding sequence ATGATCGACGCGAAGGCGCTCGGCGTCCGGGCCGGCGAGCTGTGGCTGTTCGACGACCTGGACTTCTCCGTCGACCCCGGCGAGTGCGCGGCGATCGTCGGGCCCAACGGGGTCGGCAAGTCGACACTGATGCGCTGCTTCTACGGCATGCAGAAGCCGCAGCGCGGCCGCGTGCTGATCGACGGCAAGGTGCCGGACGAGCGGGACGTCGAGTTCCGCCGCAAGGTGTCGGTGCTGTTCGACGACTCCGACTTCTTCGCCGAGCTCACGCCGCTGCAGCACCTCGAGCTGCTGTCCGGCTCGTTCGGCGCCGACCTCGGCAACCACGAGGAGCTGCTGCGGGACGCGGGCCTCGGCGAACGCATGCGGGTGACGTCCGGCCACTTCTCCGCGGGCCAGCGCCGTCGCCTGCTCCTGCTCGGCGTCACCGCGCGGCCGCACCGGGTGCTCCTGCTCGACGAGCCGGAACGCGCGCTGGACACCGCGGGCAAGGAGTGGCTGGTCGAGGTGATCGCCCGGTCGACGGCGGCCGGCGCGGCGGTCGTGGTGGCCACCCACCACCCGCCGCTGCTCGAAGCCGCGGACAGCGTGCTCGAGCTGTGGTGA
- a CDS encoding peroxidase-related enzyme (This protein belongs to a clade of uncharacterized proteins related to peroxidases such as the alkylhydroperoxidase AhpD.), with the protein MSDAVSRFPVTELEDLPEDLRERIGAIAEKSGFVPNIFRALGHRPAELRAFLDYHDALMERADGLTKAERELVVVATSGANHCTYCVVAHGAILRIRAKDPELADRVSSNPWQVELDERGRAIVDLALALARDSALFGEGDLEAARDAGLTEDEIWDIGAITALFAMSNRLAHLTALRPNPEFFLLGRTPR; encoded by the coding sequence ATGAGCGATGCAGTGAGCCGGTTCCCCGTCACGGAACTCGAAGACCTGCCCGAAGACCTGCGCGAGCGGATCGGCGCGATCGCGGAGAAGTCCGGGTTCGTGCCGAACATCTTCCGCGCGCTCGGCCACCGCCCCGCCGAGCTTCGCGCCTTCCTCGACTACCACGACGCCCTGATGGAACGCGCCGACGGACTCACCAAGGCCGAGCGCGAGCTGGTCGTCGTCGCGACGTCCGGCGCCAACCACTGCACCTACTGCGTCGTCGCCCACGGCGCGATCCTGCGCATCCGCGCCAAGGACCCCGAGCTGGCCGACCGCGTGTCGAGCAATCCGTGGCAGGTCGAGCTGGACGAGCGCGGCCGCGCGATCGTCGACCTGGCGCTGGCCCTCGCCCGGGACTCGGCTCTGTTCGGCGAGGGCGACCTCGAAGCCGCACGCGACGCGGGCCTGACCGAGGACGAGATCTGGGACATCGGCGCGATCACGGCGCTGTTCGCGATGTCGAACCGGCTCGCCCACCTGACGGCGCTCCGCCCCAACCCGGAGTTCTTCCTGCTCGGCCGGACGCCCCGCTAG
- a CDS encoding DUF6297 family protein has protein sequence MVTPTPRRMRIPGRKRFGGIFSGDTATFVFLFGFGFLFTAFFHVDGWRPALYGSSIVDFPAVLGLLTLCCAVGWRGLLRRGFAWVEPAELTWLDFAPVDRGRVVTLRLLGAWTGVVAVTGYLAALLLAVGGAGLEQWRAAVAVVAATGVAAFATARRMSVRLDALGPLVLAVVGLGIAALGLGPATVQLVAAGVLVAALPLAFGGEPVSRAGRAALLAGWDGRVLRSVAVTFLDPMMLLPPSAPTGGLSLRRPTSLRLAWAGTLGRVRYAGAALLVGLAVVVAHIAVPTVPGAVLIGVGGYVALLPFGGGLGELWRNPGRRRWLGSTDRELVLAHGLVLGGVGLLWWTVLVAVTLAGGTSFAATAWLAVPLSVLSILRTVTRTAVDYANPGFVDTPMGPMPANLTRQLFRGLDLQLVGIVVLAAAV, from the coding sequence GTGGTGACGCCGACCCCGCGGCGGATGCGGATCCCCGGGCGCAAGCGGTTCGGCGGGATCTTCAGCGGCGACACCGCCACCTTCGTCTTCCTGTTCGGCTTCGGGTTCCTGTTCACCGCGTTCTTCCACGTCGACGGCTGGCGGCCCGCGCTCTACGGCTCGTCCATTGTGGACTTCCCGGCCGTGCTCGGGCTGCTGACGCTCTGCTGCGCGGTGGGCTGGCGCGGCCTGCTCCGGCGGGGCTTCGCGTGGGTCGAACCGGCCGAGCTGACCTGGCTCGACTTCGCCCCGGTGGACCGCGGCCGGGTCGTCACGCTGCGGCTGCTCGGCGCGTGGACCGGCGTGGTCGCGGTGACGGGCTACCTGGCCGCGTTGCTGCTCGCCGTCGGCGGCGCCGGGCTGGAGCAGTGGCGGGCGGCGGTCGCGGTGGTCGCCGCGACCGGGGTGGCGGCCTTCGCGACGGCGCGGCGGATGTCGGTACGCCTCGACGCGCTCGGCCCGCTGGTGCTCGCGGTCGTCGGCCTGGGCATCGCGGCGCTCGGCCTCGGCCCGGCGACCGTCCAGCTCGTCGCGGCCGGGGTACTGGTGGCGGCGCTGCCGCTGGCCTTCGGCGGCGAGCCGGTGTCGCGGGCGGGCCGGGCGGCGCTGCTCGCCGGGTGGGACGGCCGGGTGCTGCGCTCGGTCGCCGTCACCTTCCTCGACCCGATGATGCTGCTGCCGCCGTCCGCGCCCACCGGCGGGCTTTCGCTGCGCCGCCCGACGTCGTTGCGGCTGGCCTGGGCGGGCACGCTCGGCCGGGTGCGGTACGCGGGCGCGGCGCTGCTGGTCGGCCTCGCGGTCGTCGTCGCGCACATCGCGGTGCCGACGGTGCCGGGCGCGGTCCTGATCGGCGTCGGCGGGTACGTGGCGCTGCTGCCGTTCGGCGGCGGCCTCGGCGAGCTCTGGCGCAACCCGGGGCGGCGCCGGTGGCTGGGCTCGACGGACCGCGAACTGGTGCTGGCCCACGGCCTGGTGCTCGGCGGCGTGGGTCTGCTTTGGTGGACAGTGCTCGTGGCGGTCACCCTCGCGGGTGGGACGTCGTTCGCCGCGACGGCCTGGCTCGCCGTGCCGCTGTCGGTCCTGTCGATCCTGCGCACGGTCACCCGGACCGCCGTTGACTACGCGAATCCCGGGTTCGTCGACACCCCGATGGGCCCGATGCCCGCCAACCTCACCCGCCAGCTGTTCCGCGGGCTCGATCTGCAGCTGGTCGGCATCGTGGTGCTCGCTGCCGCCGTTTGA
- a CDS encoding alpha/beta hydrolase, protein MTRLRYAVVIPAIAGTLLAGFTPAFAGQEVAAGKQPLNSTNIPAQYANQKLDWHKCAVPSELPTAPPAGAEDMECATYKTPRNWYQAGAQIDLTIAVSRLKAKSDATASVVTNPGGPGAPGRNFPARLRNQTKLREHQEIVGFDPRGTGKSTNITCGGAIGTGSDLDPRDRDRGNLNLILQATKYAALSCQQKSGELGPLINTDQTVKDIDLLRVLLGRDKINWVGYSAGTWMGAHYAQAYPTRTGKFVLDSATEFTTTWQKSFDWQPLGFERRWRSDFLPWMAKYDKLYHFGTTGEAARQTYEQVRYALTQGAVTLPDGSTVSANGLDSFIASQIYSKRAFPGLADYLVSVRTLTQGTASAAAKSSAAQKVKAGDKSTVTYGPQPLMVPADGDSYDASFWTIPCNEGPWTGSPNSAIKDSQKLIDKQLPLLGAGWFIQPCLFWKKPPSSLPVLDGKGVPPVLIVESEHDPATPLEGAKRAHKAFAGSRMLTITGEGDHGIYAGGNAGVDKVVEAYLVDGVVPNDQNLPGMPLPVPAGA, encoded by the coding sequence ATGACACGACTCCGCTACGCGGTGGTGATCCCGGCCATTGCCGGCACCCTGCTGGCCGGGTTCACGCCTGCGTTCGCAGGCCAGGAGGTCGCGGCCGGTAAGCAGCCGCTGAACTCCACGAACATCCCGGCGCAGTACGCGAACCAGAAGCTCGACTGGCACAAGTGCGCTGTCCCCTCCGAGCTGCCGACGGCCCCGCCCGCGGGCGCCGAGGACATGGAGTGCGCGACCTACAAGACCCCGCGCAACTGGTACCAGGCCGGCGCCCAGATCGACCTGACCATCGCGGTCAGCCGGCTGAAGGCCAAGTCGGACGCCACCGCCAGCGTCGTCACCAACCCCGGTGGCCCGGGCGCGCCCGGCCGCAACTTCCCGGCCCGCCTGCGCAACCAGACCAAGCTGCGCGAGCACCAGGAGATCGTCGGCTTCGACCCGCGCGGCACCGGCAAGAGCACCAACATCACCTGCGGCGGCGCGATCGGGACCGGCTCGGACCTGGACCCGCGTGACCGCGACCGCGGCAACCTCAACCTGATCCTGCAGGCGACGAAGTACGCGGCGCTGTCCTGCCAGCAGAAGTCCGGCGAGCTGGGCCCGCTGATCAACACCGACCAGACGGTCAAGGACATCGACCTGCTGCGCGTGCTGCTCGGCCGCGACAAGATCAACTGGGTCGGCTACTCGGCGGGCACCTGGATGGGCGCGCACTACGCGCAGGCCTACCCGACGCGCACCGGCAAGTTCGTCCTCGACTCGGCCACCGAGTTCACCACGACCTGGCAGAAGTCGTTCGACTGGCAGCCGCTCGGCTTCGAGCGCCGCTGGCGCTCGGACTTCCTCCCGTGGATGGCGAAGTACGACAAGCTCTACCACTTCGGCACCACCGGCGAGGCGGCCCGCCAGACCTACGAACAGGTCCGCTACGCCCTGACCCAGGGCGCGGTCACCCTGCCCGACGGTTCGACCGTCTCGGCCAACGGCCTCGACTCGTTCATCGCGTCGCAGATCTACTCGAAGCGCGCCTTCCCCGGCCTGGCCGACTACCTGGTCAGCGTCCGCACGCTGACCCAGGGCACCGCTTCGGCGGCGGCCAAGTCCTCGGCCGCGCAGAAGGTCAAGGCCGGCGACAAGAGCACCGTCACCTACGGCCCGCAGCCGCTGATGGTGCCGGCCGACGGCGACTCCTACGACGCCAGCTTCTGGACCATCCCGTGCAACGAGGGTCCGTGGACCGGCTCGCCCAACAGCGCCATCAAGGACTCGCAGAAGCTGATCGACAAGCAGCTGCCGCTCCTGGGTGCCGGCTGGTTCATCCAGCCGTGCCTGTTCTGGAAGAAGCCGCCGTCCTCGCTGCCCGTGCTGGACGGCAAGGGTGTCCCGCCGGTGCTGATCGTCGAGTCGGAGCACGACCCGGCGACGCCGCTCGAGGGCGCGAAGCGTGCGCACAAGGCGTTCGCGGGTTCGCGGATGCTGACGATCACCGGCGAGGGTGACCACGGCATCTACGCCGGCGGCAACGCGGGTGTGGACAAGGTCGTGGAGGCCTACCTGGTCGACGGCGTCGTGCCGAACGACCAGAACCTGCCCGGCATGCCACTTCCGGTGCCCGCGGGCGCCTGA
- a CDS encoding DUF3311 domain-containing protein has product MSTAKHDGKVRGFQFSPWNLLLIVPLLVLVTPLFNMDGPRLFGMPFFYWFQFLMVGVGVLSTWIVYLMTRDKPTVDAPDKLSVEDLDEGDAR; this is encoded by the coding sequence ATGTCGACTGCGAAGCACGACGGAAAGGTGCGCGGGTTTCAGTTCAGCCCGTGGAACCTGCTCCTGATCGTTCCGCTGCTGGTCCTGGTCACGCCATTGTTCAACATGGACGGTCCACGGTTGTTCGGGATGCCGTTCTTCTACTGGTTCCAGTTCCTCATGGTCGGCGTCGGGGTGCTGAGCACCTGGATCGTCTACCTGATGACGCGGGACAAGCCGACCGTTGACGCGCCGGACAAGCTGAGCGTCGAGGACCTGGACGAGGGGGACGCTCGATGA
- the mctP gene encoding monocarboxylate uptake permease MctP, with product MSNLQWPELIIFTLLFALVTVLGFMASRWQRGSTLDHLDEWGLGGRKFGSWITWFLLGGDLYTAYTFVAVPALVFSAGALGLYALPYTIVVYPIVLLPALRMWSVSRVRGYVTPADFVRGRFGSPILALLVAITGIVATMPYIALQLVGLEAVLRTMGINGSGIVGHLPLLVAFVILAFYTYQSGLRAPALIAFVKDILIYLVILVAIIYLPSKLGGWSHIFDTAVAKFDKTPSKADGVLLNANNQLQYATLALGSALALFLYPHSLTSVLASRGRSVIKRNMVALPAYSLVLGLLALLGYVAITAGVKPLTNAATGKPDGNTIVPVLFDSTFASWFAGIAFAAIGIGALVPAAIMSIAAANLWTRNIYKEYIRKNATPQEEAKQAKLASLVVKLGAVAVIILIDPQFSIDLQLIGGVLILQTLPAVALALYTRWFHRWGLIAGWVVGIGWGMIMLYGIPNPANGKLHFGGSALPLGNLSLFGWHPFAGSQVQIYVGFVALIGNLVIAAIVTVIARQLKVFNGTDDTEPEDYHADEHDKNLRPIGVH from the coding sequence ATGAGCAACCTGCAGTGGCCCGAGCTGATCATCTTCACGCTCCTGTTCGCCCTGGTCACCGTGCTCGGCTTCATGGCGTCGCGCTGGCAGCGCGGCAGCACGCTCGACCACCTGGACGAGTGGGGCCTCGGCGGCCGCAAGTTCGGCTCGTGGATCACCTGGTTCCTGCTCGGCGGCGACCTCTACACGGCTTACACGTTCGTGGCGGTGCCCGCGCTGGTGTTCAGCGCCGGCGCGCTCGGCCTCTACGCGCTCCCCTACACGATCGTGGTCTACCCGATCGTGCTGCTCCCGGCGCTGCGGATGTGGTCGGTTTCGCGGGTGCGCGGCTACGTCACCCCGGCCGACTTCGTGCGCGGCCGCTTCGGCTCGCCGATCCTCGCGCTGCTGGTCGCGATCACCGGCATCGTCGCGACCATGCCGTACATCGCGCTGCAGCTGGTCGGCCTCGAAGCCGTGCTGCGGACGATGGGCATCAACGGCTCGGGCATCGTCGGGCACCTGCCGCTGCTGGTCGCCTTCGTCATCCTGGCCTTCTACACCTACCAGTCCGGTCTGCGGGCGCCCGCGCTGATCGCGTTCGTCAAGGACATCCTGATCTACCTGGTCATCCTGGTCGCGATCATCTACCTGCCCTCGAAGCTGGGCGGCTGGTCGCACATCTTCGACACCGCGGTGGCGAAGTTCGACAAGACGCCGTCGAAGGCCGACGGTGTCCTGCTGAACGCCAACAACCAGCTGCAGTACGCCACGCTGGCCCTGGGTTCGGCGCTCGCGCTGTTCCTGTACCCGCACTCGCTGACCAGCGTGCTGGCCTCGCGCGGCCGCAGCGTCATCAAGCGGAACATGGTCGCCCTGCCGGCGTACTCCCTGGTGCTCGGCCTGCTGGCCCTGCTCGGCTACGTCGCGATCACGGCGGGCGTCAAGCCGCTGACGAACGCGGCGACCGGCAAGCCGGACGGCAACACGATCGTCCCGGTGCTGTTCGACAGCACGTTCGCGTCCTGGTTCGCGGGCATCGCGTTCGCCGCGATCGGCATCGGCGCCCTGGTGCCGGCCGCGATCATGTCGATCGCCGCGGCCAACCTGTGGACCAGGAACATTTACAAGGAGTACATCCGCAAGAACGCGACACCGCAGGAAGAGGCGAAGCAGGCGAAGCTCGCCTCGCTGGTCGTGAAGCTCGGTGCGGTCGCGGTGATCATCCTGATCGACCCGCAGTTCTCGATCGACCTCCAGCTCATCGGCGGCGTGCTGATCCTGCAGACGCTGCCGGCCGTGGCGCTGGCGCTGTACACGCGCTGGTTCCACCGCTGGGGCCTGATCGCGGGCTGGGTCGTCGGCATCGGCTGGGGCATGATCATGCTGTACGGCATCCCCAACCCGGCCAACGGCAAGCTCCACTTCGGTGGCTCGGCACTCCCGCTGGGCAACCTGTCCCTGTTCGGCTGGCACCCGTTCGCCGGTTCGCAGGTCCAGATCTACGTCGGTTTCGTGGCCCTGATCGGCAACCTGGTGATCGCGGCCATCGTCACGGTGATCGCCCGGCAGCTGAAGGTGTTCAACGGCACCGACGACACCGAGCCCGAGGACTACCACGCCGACGAGCACGACAAGAACCTGCGCCCGATCGGCGTCCACTAA
- a CDS encoding LLM class F420-dependent oxidoreductase — protein MTGDFRFGVNMVVPDSRAAWVEKCRKVEDLGYDVLSAADHLGMAPPFPALVLAGEVTSRVKLNTFVLNAPFYNPVLLAREVTGTDQFTDGRLELGLGAGYVKEEFEAAGLPFPSARERVDHLERTITELKRLYADPEHKPTPTRPEGPPLLLGGRGDRVLTLAAEHADIIGFTGTTKTPDGAPLAAATPEEIDERVAFVRAKLGDREAHVEFNLLCQFVKVTNDRAAGLAEVELIVEGRLDAEALSELPVVLVGTPAQIADQLRGHRERFGFSYFTILEPFLDEFAPVLEHLR, from the coding sequence ATGACTGGGGATTTCCGCTTCGGTGTCAACATGGTCGTGCCGGACAGCCGCGCGGCCTGGGTCGAGAAGTGCCGCAAGGTCGAGGACCTCGGCTACGACGTCCTGTCGGCGGCCGACCACCTGGGCATGGCGCCGCCGTTCCCGGCGCTCGTCCTGGCCGGCGAGGTCACCTCGCGGGTCAAGCTGAACACGTTCGTGCTCAACGCGCCGTTCTACAACCCCGTGCTGCTCGCCCGGGAAGTCACCGGCACCGACCAGTTCACCGACGGGCGCCTGGAGCTCGGGCTCGGCGCCGGGTACGTCAAGGAGGAGTTCGAGGCCGCCGGGCTGCCGTTCCCGTCCGCCCGCGAGCGCGTCGACCACCTCGAGCGGACGATCACCGAGCTCAAGCGGCTGTACGCCGACCCGGAGCACAAGCCCACGCCGACGCGTCCCGAGGGGCCGCCGCTGCTGCTCGGCGGCCGCGGCGACCGGGTGCTGACCCTCGCCGCCGAGCACGCCGACATCATCGGCTTCACCGGGACCACGAAGACCCCCGACGGCGCTCCCCTGGCCGCGGCCACACCCGAGGAGATCGACGAGCGCGTGGCGTTCGTCCGCGCGAAGCTCGGCGACCGCGAGGCGCACGTGGAGTTCAACCTCCTCTGCCAGTTCGTGAAGGTCACGAACGACCGCGCGGCCGGCCTGGCCGAGGTCGAACTGATCGTGGAAGGCCGGTTGGACGCCGAAGCGCTCAGCGAGCTGCCGGTCGTCCTCGTCGGCACGCCGGCGCAGATCGCCGACCAGCTCCGCGGGCACCGGGAGCGGTTCGGCTTCAGCTACTTCACCATCCTCGAACCGTTCCTCGACGAGTTCGCGCCGGTCCTCGAACACCTCCGATGA